The Corylus avellana chromosome ca8, CavTom2PMs-1.0 genome has a segment encoding these proteins:
- the LOC132189065 gene encoding mechanosensitive ion channel protein 3, chloroplastic-like isoform X1: MMAHAGSMRLSRELEICSGYGCSKQHTNVMGKGRLSLVHINLSSNVLRQDAWSLHLLSSVRGPICPVSSRCNVFFCQSVLAPGGGNETSLLKSATVVLTRSYEALRGKPLALLIPAVGIIAFAAWGLGPLMHMSRTIFLHRTDSSWKKSSTYYFMTSYLQPLLLWTGAILICRALDRVVLHSEASQAVKQRLLNFVQSLSTVLAFAYCSSSLIQQGQKFFMETNDPSDARNMGFSFAGKAVYTAVWVAAVSLFMELLGYSTQKWLTAGGLGTVLLTLAGREIFTNFLSSVMIHATRPFVVNEWIQTKIEGYEVSGTVEHVGWWSPTIIRGDDREAVHIPNHQFTVNVVRNLTQKTHWRIKTHLAVSHLDVNKINTIVADMRKVLSKNPQVEQQRLHRRVFLETINPENQALIILISCFVKTSHFEEYLCVKEAILLDLLRVISHHRARLATPIRTVQKIYSEADLENIPFADTIFTRSRAAANNPILLIEPSYKISSDDKSKTSARPIRNGEKDTKVEAVSIPDSKADTKAGSDTSSSSKTSTMQISNNETQNLVSDGSAQNNSKMQHLKQEGTGDVGKETMEPNSKDLTPCGSMAEKPLSTSLESGSEKMDNASADLQAKQDGGRAVASQSTPRPPVEENIVLGVALEGSKRTLPIEEEVAPSPTHVESKEFTARRNGCESPPISKDKKDGQMPAVPIGTQSD; the protein is encoded by the exons ATGATGGCACATGCTGGTTCTATGCGATTGTCCCGTGAACTGGAGATATGTAGTGGTTATGGATGTAGTAAACAACATACT AATGTGATGGGAAAGGGTCGATTAAGCTTGGTGCACATCAATCTTTCATCGAATGTTTTG CGACAGGATGCCTGGAGTCTCCATCTTTTGAGCAGTGTGCGTGGTCCAATATGTCCTGTATCCTCCAGATGTAATGTTTTCTTTTGTCAATCTGTTCTAGCACCTGGTGGCGGAAATGAGACTTCTCTTCTGAAATCTGCAACTGTGGTTTTAACGAG GTCATATGAGGCTCTACGTGGAAAGCCTCTTGCACTTTTGATTCCAGCTGTTGGTATCATTGCTTTTGCCGCTTGGGGTCTTGGGCCACTCATGCATATGAGCAGAACTATATTTCTTCAT AGAACTGATAGTAGTTGGAAGAAAAGTAGTACATACTATTTTATGACTTCTTATCTTCAGCCTTTGCTGCTATGGACTGGAGCAATACTAATCTGCAG AGCATTGGATCGTGTAGTCCTACATTCAGAAGCCAGCCAGGCTGTCAAACAACGACTTTTGAATTTTGTACAATCGCTATCGACAGTGCTAGCATTTGCCTATTGTTCATCAAG CTTGATTCAACAGGGACAAAAATTCTTTATGGAGACAAATGACCCCAGTGATGCAAGAAAT ATGGGCTTCAGTTTTGCTGGGAAAGCTGTTTATACTGCAGTTTGGGTTGCTGCTGTCTCATTGTTCATGGAGTTGTTGGGTTACTCTACCCAAAAGTGGCTAACTGCCGGTGGTCTTGGCACAGTATTGCTCACGCTTGCTGGTCGTGAG ATATTTACCAATTTCCTTTCAAGTGTAATGATTCATGCAACGCGGCCATTTGTTGTGAATGAATGGATTCAAACGAAGATTGAAGGCTATGAAGTTTCTGGCACAGTTGAG CATGTGGGTTGGTGGTCGCCAACAATTATAAGAGGTGATGATCGTGAAGCAGTTCACATTCCAAACCACCAGTTCACTGTTAACGTTGTGAGGAACCTTACTCAGAAGACGCATTGGCGCATCAAGACCCATCTTGCCGTCAGTCACTTGGATGTTAATAAGATCAAT ACCATTGTAGCCGATATGCGTAAGGTTTTGTCCAAAAATCCTCAAGTAGAGCAGCAAAGGTTGCACAGAAGAGTTTTTCTAGAAACTATCAATCCAGAAAATCAGGCTCTTATC ATTTTGATATCTTGCTTTGTGAAAACCTCACATTTTGAAGAGTACCTCTGTGTCAAG GAAGCAATACTGCTGGATCTTCTCAGAGTTATCAGCCATCATCGGGCGCGGCTTGCCACACCCATTCGCACAGTGCAGAAAATATACAGTGAGGCTGACTTGGAAAATATTCCGTTTGCTGACACCATTTTCACTCGTTCGCGAGCAGCTGCTAACAATCCCATCCTACTCATTGAACCCTCTTATAAAATCAGCAGTGATGATAAAAGTAAGACTTCGGCTCGTCCAATACGTAATGGAGAAAAAGACACCAAGGTTGAAGCAGTATCAATACCCGACTCCAAGGCAGATACAAAGGCTGGATCAGACACAAGCTCAAGTTCTAAGACTTCAACAATGCAGATATCTAACAACGAAACCCAGAATTTGGTGTCTGATGGTTCAGCCCAAAACAACTCCAAAATGCAGCATCTCAAGCAAGAAGGCACAGGAGATGTAGGAAAGGAGACAATGGAACCAAATTCCAAAGATTTAACTCCATGTGGGTCAATGGCTGAGAAGCCATTATCTACTTCCCTGGAATCAGGCAGTGAAAAAATGGATAATGCTTCAGCCGATTTACAAGCGAAGCAAGATGGTGGGAGGGCTGTTGCATCACAATCAACACCGAGGCCGCCCGTGGAAGAGAATATTGTTCTCGGCGTAGCCTTAGAAGGGTCAAAACGAACGCTTCCGATTGAGGAGGAAGTGGCTCCTTCTCCGACGCATGTAGAGTCAAAAGAATTTACTGCTAGGAGAAATGGGTGCGAGTCTCCTCCCATTAGCAAAGATAAGAAAGATGGTCAAATGCCAGCAGTTCCTATCGGCACACAAAGCGATTAA
- the LOC132189065 gene encoding mechanosensitive ion channel protein 3, chloroplastic-like isoform X2: MMAHAGSMRLSRELEICSGYGCSKQHTNVMGKGRLSLVHINLSSNVLDAWSLHLLSSVRGPICPVSSRCNVFFCQSVLAPGGGNETSLLKSATVVLTRSYEALRGKPLALLIPAVGIIAFAAWGLGPLMHMSRTIFLHRTDSSWKKSSTYYFMTSYLQPLLLWTGAILICRALDRVVLHSEASQAVKQRLLNFVQSLSTVLAFAYCSSSLIQQGQKFFMETNDPSDARNMGFSFAGKAVYTAVWVAAVSLFMELLGYSTQKWLTAGGLGTVLLTLAGREIFTNFLSSVMIHATRPFVVNEWIQTKIEGYEVSGTVEHVGWWSPTIIRGDDREAVHIPNHQFTVNVVRNLTQKTHWRIKTHLAVSHLDVNKINTIVADMRKVLSKNPQVEQQRLHRRVFLETINPENQALIILISCFVKTSHFEEYLCVKEAILLDLLRVISHHRARLATPIRTVQKIYSEADLENIPFADTIFTRSRAAANNPILLIEPSYKISSDDKSKTSARPIRNGEKDTKVEAVSIPDSKADTKAGSDTSSSSKTSTMQISNNETQNLVSDGSAQNNSKMQHLKQEGTGDVGKETMEPNSKDLTPCGSMAEKPLSTSLESGSEKMDNASADLQAKQDGGRAVASQSTPRPPVEENIVLGVALEGSKRTLPIEEEVAPSPTHVESKEFTARRNGCESPPISKDKKDGQMPAVPIGTQSD, translated from the exons ATGATGGCACATGCTGGTTCTATGCGATTGTCCCGTGAACTGGAGATATGTAGTGGTTATGGATGTAGTAAACAACATACT AATGTGATGGGAAAGGGTCGATTAAGCTTGGTGCACATCAATCTTTCATCGAATGTTTTG GATGCCTGGAGTCTCCATCTTTTGAGCAGTGTGCGTGGTCCAATATGTCCTGTATCCTCCAGATGTAATGTTTTCTTTTGTCAATCTGTTCTAGCACCTGGTGGCGGAAATGAGACTTCTCTTCTGAAATCTGCAACTGTGGTTTTAACGAG GTCATATGAGGCTCTACGTGGAAAGCCTCTTGCACTTTTGATTCCAGCTGTTGGTATCATTGCTTTTGCCGCTTGGGGTCTTGGGCCACTCATGCATATGAGCAGAACTATATTTCTTCAT AGAACTGATAGTAGTTGGAAGAAAAGTAGTACATACTATTTTATGACTTCTTATCTTCAGCCTTTGCTGCTATGGACTGGAGCAATACTAATCTGCAG AGCATTGGATCGTGTAGTCCTACATTCAGAAGCCAGCCAGGCTGTCAAACAACGACTTTTGAATTTTGTACAATCGCTATCGACAGTGCTAGCATTTGCCTATTGTTCATCAAG CTTGATTCAACAGGGACAAAAATTCTTTATGGAGACAAATGACCCCAGTGATGCAAGAAAT ATGGGCTTCAGTTTTGCTGGGAAAGCTGTTTATACTGCAGTTTGGGTTGCTGCTGTCTCATTGTTCATGGAGTTGTTGGGTTACTCTACCCAAAAGTGGCTAACTGCCGGTGGTCTTGGCACAGTATTGCTCACGCTTGCTGGTCGTGAG ATATTTACCAATTTCCTTTCAAGTGTAATGATTCATGCAACGCGGCCATTTGTTGTGAATGAATGGATTCAAACGAAGATTGAAGGCTATGAAGTTTCTGGCACAGTTGAG CATGTGGGTTGGTGGTCGCCAACAATTATAAGAGGTGATGATCGTGAAGCAGTTCACATTCCAAACCACCAGTTCACTGTTAACGTTGTGAGGAACCTTACTCAGAAGACGCATTGGCGCATCAAGACCCATCTTGCCGTCAGTCACTTGGATGTTAATAAGATCAAT ACCATTGTAGCCGATATGCGTAAGGTTTTGTCCAAAAATCCTCAAGTAGAGCAGCAAAGGTTGCACAGAAGAGTTTTTCTAGAAACTATCAATCCAGAAAATCAGGCTCTTATC ATTTTGATATCTTGCTTTGTGAAAACCTCACATTTTGAAGAGTACCTCTGTGTCAAG GAAGCAATACTGCTGGATCTTCTCAGAGTTATCAGCCATCATCGGGCGCGGCTTGCCACACCCATTCGCACAGTGCAGAAAATATACAGTGAGGCTGACTTGGAAAATATTCCGTTTGCTGACACCATTTTCACTCGTTCGCGAGCAGCTGCTAACAATCCCATCCTACTCATTGAACCCTCTTATAAAATCAGCAGTGATGATAAAAGTAAGACTTCGGCTCGTCCAATACGTAATGGAGAAAAAGACACCAAGGTTGAAGCAGTATCAATACCCGACTCCAAGGCAGATACAAAGGCTGGATCAGACACAAGCTCAAGTTCTAAGACTTCAACAATGCAGATATCTAACAACGAAACCCAGAATTTGGTGTCTGATGGTTCAGCCCAAAACAACTCCAAAATGCAGCATCTCAAGCAAGAAGGCACAGGAGATGTAGGAAAGGAGACAATGGAACCAAATTCCAAAGATTTAACTCCATGTGGGTCAATGGCTGAGAAGCCATTATCTACTTCCCTGGAATCAGGCAGTGAAAAAATGGATAATGCTTCAGCCGATTTACAAGCGAAGCAAGATGGTGGGAGGGCTGTTGCATCACAATCAACACCGAGGCCGCCCGTGGAAGAGAATATTGTTCTCGGCGTAGCCTTAGAAGGGTCAAAACGAACGCTTCCGATTGAGGAGGAAGTGGCTCCTTCTCCGACGCATGTAGAGTCAAAAGAATTTACTGCTAGGAGAAATGGGTGCGAGTCTCCTCCCATTAGCAAAGATAAGAAAGATGGTCAAATGCCAGCAGTTCCTATCGGCACACAAAGCGATTAA
- the LOC132191039 gene encoding kinesin-like protein KIN-4C — translation MENLDVRNADSSQCVRVAVNVRPLITSELLLGCTDCISVAPGEPQVQIGSHSFTYDYVYGSTGPPCSGLYDDCVAPLVDALFHGYNATVLAYGQTGSGKTYTMGTNYMGEGSNSGVIPKVVESIFKRVETTKDSTEFLIRVSFIEIFKEEVFDLLDPNSPVVSKADGASLAKPAVPARVPIQIRETVNGGITLAGVTEAEVRTKEEMATHLSRGSQSRATGSTNMNSQSSRSHAIFTITMEQKKTSHSLPGVTNDDIGDDILCAKLHLVDLAGSERAKRTGADGMRFKEGIHINKGLLALGNVISALGDEKKRKEGGHVPYRDSKLTRLLQDSLGGNSKTVMIACVSPADTNAEETLNTLKYANRARNIQNKAVINRDPMAAQLQRMRSQIEQLQAELLFYRGDASTPFEELQILKYKISLLEASNAELQRELQDRRVTCEHLTQRALDAQVEKDKLIMKIESARSGKSWDEIDSSSNQDFDLVKHYVSKIQELEGELLHMKNLNSSKRRRSVDCVDSDDDRFCSKNGLFPSTNEYPSDYETKAVDISDEIEDDEKELEHSSLQEKLDMELKELDKKLEQKEAEMKRFATVDTSVLKQHYEKKVLDLEHEKKSLLKEIEELRHNLANISSTSDDGAQKLKENYLQKLNMLEAQVSELKKKQDAQAQLLRQKQKSDEAAKRLQDEIQRIKSQKVQLQHKIKQESEQFRLWKASREKEVLQLKKEGRRNEYEMHKLLALNQRQKMVLQRKTEEASLATKRLKELLESRKASSRETSGAGNGPGIRALMQAIEHELEVTVRVHEVRAEYERQMEERARMAKEVARLKEEADLLKQAKLSDGCDTMSPGARNSRIFALENMLATSSSTLVSMASQLSEAEERERIFSGRGRWNQVRSLADARNIMNYLFNLASSSRCSVRDKEVASREKDSEIRDLKEKVVKLSSYVRQADKQKAELIHQVKSQNSALKKYSMRSEIEDRISDLNIGGHKYDLRKQDQRSSIFLLEDMDTSESEHGEEGHDDDWVHACCSCSRYSSCKTTKCECRADGRSCGASCGCVATKCTNRRSASTNELDESPGTEIFEGSGSGSGSDEKEKSHALVSQGAMLLQSALVEKPAETNGENGPRRKPLSDIGNTLAKSKAPKPNQRKKWRTSTVLLVSGPPPPSSQPENTGAPQKPDNSSATEGDIPLKLPRAMRSAASNSGNLLRERNAGQSDAAANKEPAVLTPTSPLRQRRSEEKENNAFCGFVEERDTMSNKEKCIVIGFLNFHFHFFPALQNMKKTNRRSKQASPGSASPSAPDNKQKQHYEERVRQLQQENNAFQKENEELRKQLANVSSTPNVGVVKLKEDYLQKLNVLEEQVTELKKKQNIQSQLSTQRPKGDEATKRLQFEIQSLKAQKVQLQCKIKLQSVQFRLCKASLEKEVLQLRKEGRRNENEMQKIFASNQRLKMVLQRKTEEASMSTKRLKELLESRKALLRRSAGARGGNIPRIQSVEHELDATTRLHELCSEYERQMEEMAEEVAKLKEEAEMLKQENYRCTLQEKEVDCLEKDLDIIELKEQVVSLSGLLAQLKIQKAELNHRDKLQDDVSQPSFSLGSSDELFEGPNTSESENFGEANNAKKKSAVGKCCSCSKKSLCKTSKCKCRSTGDSCGKSCGCALSKCTNREAVPVKLSNSPQSETAESILDCSDIVEAEKTGIAGSQGAILLHGALAEKPPAEMNNNCRPRKDPLCDIGNTLIETDALKPRQTKKGRKPVIQLVAADPPSSLPEKIEAPKEADKSKVQVAVPHLDDLVPSKATGVPAARYPVRQARALNQKENHSL, via the exons ATGGAGAATTTGGACGTGAGGAATGCAGATTCTTCTCAATGCGTGCGAGTCGCAGTTAACGTTAGGCCTTTGATCACATCTGAGCTCCTACTCGGCTGCACGGATTGCATTTCCGTTGCTCCTGGTGAACCTCAG GTGCAAATTGGGTCGCATTCATTCACCTATGATTATGTTTATGGTAGTACGGGCCCCCCTTGTTCTGGATTATATGACGATTGTGTAGCTCCTCTTGTTGATGCGCTATTCCATGGTTACAATGCCACGGTTCTTGCATATGGCCAG aCGGGTTCGGGAAAAACATACACGATGGGGACTAACTATATGGGGGAAGGAAGTAATAGTGGAGTTATACCTAAAGTAGTGGAAAGTATATTCAAAAGAGTGGAGACGACGAAAGATTCCACAGAGTTTTTGATTAGAGTATCATTTATTGAG ATATTCAAGGAAGAAGTGTTCGACTTGCTTGACCCAAATTCACCGGTTGTCTCTAAAGCTGATGGGGCATCTTTGGCAAAGCCTGCAGTGCCAGCAAGAGTTCCCATACAAATCAGAGAAACAGTGAATGGAGGAATAACACTTGCTGGTGTGACTGAGGCGGAAGTTAGGACAAAAGAAGAGATGGCAACGCATCTATCTCGTGGTTCTCAGTCTCGTGCCACTGGGAGTACAAATATGAATAGCCAATCAAG TCGCTCACATGCTATTTTTACAATTACCATGGAGCAAAAGAAAACGTCTCACTCCCTGCCTGGAGTAACTAATGATGACATTGGTGATGATATCTTATGTGCAAAACTTCATTTAGTCGATCTTGCTGGTTCTGAACGTGCAAAACGAACGGGTGCAGATGGCATGCGTTTCAAAGaag GCATTCATATCAATAAGGGTTTATTGGCTCTTGGGAACGTGATAAGTGCTTTGGGAGAtgagaaaaagaggaaagaaggAGGTCATGTTCCATATCGTGATAGCAAGTTGACGCGCTTGTTACAG GATTCTCTTGGAGGAAACAGCAAAACAGTCATGATTG CTTGTGTTAGTCCTGCTGATACAAATGCTGAAGAAACCCTTAACACTTTGAAGTATGCAAATCGTGCTCGCAACATTCAGAACAAGGCAGTC ATCAATCGTGATCCAATGGCAGCTCAGTTACAAAGAATGCGGAGCCAAATTGAGCAGTTGCAGGCTGAGCTTCTATTTTATCGTGGTGATGCCAGTACACCATTTGAGGAACTCCAG ATTctcaaatacaaaatatcttTACTTGAAGCGAGCAACGCAGAGCTACAACGGGAGCTTCAAGACCGTCGAGTTACCTGTGAGCATTTAACACAACGTGCTCTTGATGCTCAG GTTGAAAAAGACAAGCTGATCATGAAAATTGAATCAGCTCGAAGTGGTAAATCCTGGGATGAGATTGATTCCAGTTCAAATCAG GATTTTGACTTGGTAAAACATTATGTCTCGAAAATTCAAGAGCTAGAAGGAGAACTATTGCACATGAAAAATTTGAATAGCTCAAAACGCAGACGATCTGTAGATTGTGTTGACTCAGATGATGATAGGTTTTGCTCGAAAAATGGGCTATTTCCATCTACTAACGAGTATCCATCTGATTATGAAACGAAAGCTGTGGATATTTCAG ATGAGattgaagatgatgaaaagGAGCTAGAACATTCCTCTCTTCAAGAAAAGTTGGATATGGAGCTCAAAGAATTGGACAAAAAACTTGAGCAGAAAGAg GCTGAAATGAAGCGGTTTGCAACTGTTGATACTTCGGTTCTTAAACAACATTATGAGAAGAAGGTTCTGGATTTAGAACACGAGAAGAAATCTTTGCTG AAAGAGATCGAGGAACTGAGGCACAATCTTGCAAATATTTCATCTACTTCTGATGATGGTGCTCAaaagttgaaagaaaattaCCTTCAAAAGTTAAATATGCTGGAGGCACAG GTTTCAGAGTTGAAGAAGAAACAAGATGCTCAAGCTCAACTGCtgagacaaaaacaaaaaagtgatgAGGCAGCAAAACGACTGCAGGATGAGATTCAGAGAATAAAATCTCAAAAG GTTCAACTGCAACATAAGATAAAGCAAGAGTCTGAGCAGTTTAGGTTATGGAAGGCatcaagagaaaaagaagttCTTCAG CTTAAGAAAGAGGGGAGAAGGAATGAGTATGAGATGCATAAGCTACTAGCTCTGAATCAGAGGCAAAAAATG GTTTTGCAACGAAAAACTGAAGAAGCTTCTCTGGCTACAAAAAGGCTAAAAGAACTTTTAGAATCACGAAAGGCTTCCTCACGTGAAACTTCTG GTGCTGGAAATGGTCCTGGAATTCGG GCTCTGATGCAGGCAATTGAGCATGAGCTTGAAGTCACTGTACGGGTACATGAAGTGCGTGCTGAGTATGAGCGTCAGATGGAaga GAGGGCTAGGATGGCCAAGGAAGTTGCAAGATTGAAGGAAGAAGCAGACTTGCTCAAGCAGGCAAAATTAAG TGATGGCTGTGACACAATGTCTCCTGGTGCAAGAAATTCGAGGATTTTTGCACTTGAAAACATGCTAGCTACTTCATCCAGCACCCTGGTTTCTATGGCATCGCAGTTGTCAGAAGCAGAAGAGCGTGAACGGATTTTTAGCGGCAGGGGTCGTTGGAACCAAGTCCGGTCTCTCGCTGATGCAAGAAATATAAtgaattatttgtttaatttagcATCCTCCTCCag ATGCTCTGTACGAGATAAAGAAGTTGCCAGCAGAGAGAAAGATTCAGAAATAAGAGATTTGAAAGAAAAGGTAGTGAAACTCAGTAGTTATGTCAGGCAGGCGGATAAGCAAAAAGCAGAACTTATACATCAAGTGAAGTCACAG AACTCAGCCTTGAAGAAATATTCCATGAGAAGTGAAATAGAAGACCGGATTTCTGACCTGAACATTGGGGGACATAAGTATGACTTGCGCAAACAG GATCAGCGGAGCTCCATTTTCTTATTGGAGGACATGGATACATCTGAATCAGAACATGGTGAAGAAGGACATGATGATGATTGGGTACATGCCTGCTGCTCTTGTAGCAGGTACTCTTCATGCAAAACAACGAAATGCGAATGCCGAGCTGATGGGAGGAGTTGTGGGGCATCATGTGGTTGTGTGGCTACAAAATGCACCAACAGAAGATCTGCCTCGACCAACGAGTTGGATGAGTCGCCGGGGACCGAGATTTTTGAAGGCAGTGGGAGCGGTTCGGGGTCTGATGAAAAGGAGAAGAGTCACGCTCTTGTTTCTCAAGGTGCCATGTTACTTCAGAGTGCACTTGTTGAGAAGCCTGCCGAGACAAATGGTGAAAATGGGCCTAGAAGGAAGCCTCTGTCTGACATTGGGAACACCTTG GCCAAGTCAAAAGCACCAAAGCCTAACCAGAGAAAGAAATGGCGGACATCTACTGTTCTGCTTGTTTCTGGCCCTCCACCACCGTCCTCGCAGCCAGAAAACACTGGTGCCCCCCAGAAGCCAGATAATAGTAGTGCTACTGAGGGGGACATCCCTTTAAAGCTACCCAGGGCTATGAGATCGGCTGCATCAAACAGCGGCAACCTATTGAGAGAGAGGAATGCTGGTCAATCAGATGCAGCTGCGAACAAGGAGCCTGCTGTTCTTACTCCAACCAGTCCTCTCCGGCAGAGAAGATCAGAGGAGAAAGAGAACAATG CTTTCTGTGGATTTGTTGAAGAAAGGGACACGATGTctaacaaagagaaatgtattgTGATA GGTTTTCTGAATTtccattttcactttttccctGCATTGCAGAACATGAAGAAGACGAATCGTCGCTCAAAGCAAGCGAGCCCAGGCAGTGCGTCGCCATCAGCTCCTGACAATAAGCAAAAGCAGCATTACGAGGAGAGAGTTCGTCAGCTCCAACAAGAAAACAACGCGTTTCAG AAGGAGAATGAGGAACTAAGGAAACAACTTGCAAATGTTTCATCTACTCCTAATGTTGGTGTTGTAAAGCTCAAAGAGGACTATCTGCAAAAGCTGAATGTCCTTGAAGAACAG GTTACAGAgttgaagaagaaacaaaatattcaatCTCAACTCTCAACTCAAAGACCGAAAGGTGATGAAGCAACAAAAAGGTTACAGTTCGAGATTCAAAGTTTAAAGGCTCAGAAG GTTCAACTGCAATGTAAGATCAAGCTACAGTCAGTGCAGTTTAGGTTATGCAAGGCTTCACTGGAAAAAGAAGTTCTTCAG CtaaggaaggaaggaaggagGAATGAGAATGAGATGCAAAAGATATTTGCTTCAAACCAAAGACTTAAGATG GTTTTACAACGAAAAACAGAAGAAGCTTCCATGTCTACAAAACGGCTAAAAGAGCTTTTAGAATCTCGAAAAGCTTTATTGCGCAGATCAGCTG GCGCAAGAGGTGGGAACATTCCTAGAATTCAG AGTGTTGAACATGAACTTGACGCCACAACACGGTTACATGAATTATGTTCTGAATATGAACGTCAAATGGAAGA GATGGCTGAGGAAGTCGCCAAGCTCAAGGAAGAAGCAGAAATGCTGAAGCAAGAAAATTATAG GTGCACATTACAGGAGAAAGAAGTTGACTGCTTAGAGAAGGATTTAGATATAATAGAGCTGAAGGAACAAGTAGTCAGTCTAAGTGGTTTGCTTGCACAACTAAAAATCCAAAAGGCTGAACTCAATCATAGGGATAAATTACAG GATGATGTGAGTCAACCCTCTTTTTCTCTTGGGAGTAGTGATGAGTTATTTGAGGGCCCAAATACATCTGAATCAGAAAATTTTGGGGAAGCTAATAatgcaaagaagaaaagtgcAGTTGGGAAGTGCTGCTCGTGCAGTAAGAAATCTTTGTGCAAGACATCAAAATGTAAATGCAGATCTACGGGTGATAGCTGTGGAAAATCATGCGGCTGTGCACTTTCTAAGTGCACCAATAGAGAAGCAGTTCCAGTCAAGTTGAGCAACTCCCCACAATCAGAAACGGCTGAAAGCATTCTGGATTGTTCAGACATTGTTGAGGCAGAGAAGACTGGCATTGCTGGTTCTCAAGGCGCAATTCTACTTCATGGTGCACTAGCTGAGAAGCCTCCTGCTGAGATGAACAACAATTGTAGGCCAAGAAAGGATCCTTTATGTGACATTGGGAATACTTTG ATTGAAACAGACGCTTTAAAACCTCGCCAGACAAAGAAAGGGCGAAAGCCGGTAATTCAGCTTGTTGCCGCAGATCCACCTTCCTCGCTGCCAGAAAAAATCGAAGCCCCAAAAGAAGCAGATAAAAGTAAAGTGCAGGTAGCAGTCCCTCATCTTGATGACCTGGTACCTAGTAAGGCAACTGGTGTTCCTGCTGCTAGATATCCGGTCCGGCAGGCCAGAGCATTGAATCAAAAAGAGAACCATAGCCTTTGA